The Sulfurihydrogenibium sp. genome contains a region encoding:
- the tsf gene encoding translation elongation factor Ts → MAIDAKLVKTLREMTGAGMLECKSALEEANGDLELAVEILRKKGVAKAAKKAGRETKEGLIHAYIHPGGRVGVLLELNCETDFVARNELFKELANEIALQIAAMKPQYVKREDVPREVVEKEGEIAREAAIAEGKPAHIAEKIAEGKLEKFYKEVCLYEQPYIKDDKKTVEELIKEYIAKIGENIQVRRFCRYELGE, encoded by the coding sequence ATGGCTATTGATGCAAAATTAGTTAAGACTCTTAGAGAAATGACCGGCGCTGGCATGCTTGAATGTAAATCAGCCTTAGAAGAGGCTAACGGTGATTTAGAGCTTGCGGTTGAAATATTAAGAAAAAAAGGCGTTGCAAAAGCTGCTAAAAAAGCTGGAAGAGAGACAAAAGAAGGATTGATCCATGCATACATACATCCTGGTGGAAGAGTTGGCGTTCTTTTAGAATTAAACTGTGAAACAGACTTCGTTGCTAGAAACGAACTTTTCAAAGAGCTTGCTAATGAAATAGCTTTACAAATTGCCGCTATGAAGCCACAGTACGTTAAAAGAGAAGATGTTCCAAGAGAAGTTGTTGAAAAAGAAGGAGAAATTGCAAGAGAAGCTGCAATTGCAGAAGGAAAACCGGCTCACATTGCAGAAAAAATAGCAGAAGGAAAATTAGAGAAATTCTATAAAGAAGTATGCTTATACGAACAACCTTACATTAAAGATGACAAAAAAACCGTTGAAGAATTGATAAAAGAATATATAGCTAAAATTGGTGAAAACATTCAAGTTAGAAGATTTTGCAGATACGAACTTGGAGAGTAA
- the rpsB gene encoding 30S ribosomal protein S2: MAVEISMRELLEAGVHFGHPVRRWNPKMKPYIYTKRNGIHIIDLSKTVPLFRQALEFVTEQVANGAEILFLGTKKQAQNIIEEEAKRCGAYYVNYKWLGGMFTNFATVKKSIAKLRKLQKMEAEGVFEVLPKKEARALMKQKEKLEKYLKGIVDMDRVPDIIFVVDTVRENNAVTEANKLGVHVVAIADTNCDPDKIDYPIPGNDDAIKAVQLITSKIADAVIEGKKMRESIGTAVETKTIEEELLARAEAANVVESGYMGAKNYSKEERLSESYRKRS; this comes from the coding sequence ATGGCAGTAGAAATTAGCATGAGAGAACTCTTGGAAGCAGGTGTTCATTTTGGACACCCGGTAAGAAGATGGAACCCAAAAATGAAGCCGTACATCTACACAAAGAGAAACGGCATTCACATCATAGACCTTTCAAAAACAGTTCCACTCTTCAGACAAGCTCTTGAATTCGTTACGGAGCAAGTAGCAAACGGTGCAGAAATACTTTTCCTTGGCACAAAAAAACAAGCTCAAAACATCATAGAAGAGGAAGCTAAAAGATGTGGAGCTTACTATGTTAACTACAAATGGCTCGGCGGTATGTTTACAAACTTTGCAACTGTTAAGAAAAGCATTGCAAAATTAAGAAAGCTGCAGAAAATGGAAGCTGAAGGTGTATTTGAAGTTTTACCAAAAAAAGAAGCAAGAGCTTTAATGAAGCAAAAAGAAAAGCTTGAAAAGTATCTAAAAGGTATTGTTGATATGGACAGAGTTCCGGACATTATATTTGTTGTAGATACAGTAAGAGAAAATAACGCTGTTACAGAAGCTAACAAACTCGGCGTCCACGTTGTAGCTATTGCAGATACAAACTGCGACCCGGACAAAATAGATTATCCAATTCCGGGCAATGATGATGCTATAAAAGCTGTTCAATTGATTACTTCTAAAATAGCTGACGCTGTAATAGAAGGCAAAAAGATGAGAGAATCTATCGGAACAGCTGTAGAAACAAAAACCATTGAAGAAGAGCTTTTAGCCAGAGCAGAAGCTGCTAATGTTGTAGAATCTGGATATATGGGAGCTAAAAATTATTCAAAAGAAGAAAGGCTTTCTGAAAGTTATAGAAAAAGAAGTTAA